From one Ferrimicrobium sp. genomic stretch:
- a CDS encoding F0F1 ATP synthase subunit epsilon, giving the protein MAEDTFNLIVANPELVVLDEEVKSLMLRSALGDAAFLAHHAPFVGEVEICLATVVRADGESFQIVIDGGLVRAGGNRVVVLANDAQLASDVEQESLRRRRQRYEERLEELDDALAEGELRSLELRGSLID; this is encoded by the coding sequence GTGGCTGAGGATACCTTCAACTTGATCGTGGCGAATCCGGAGCTCGTTGTCTTGGATGAAGAGGTGAAGAGCCTCATGCTCCGATCAGCGCTCGGAGATGCGGCCTTCCTGGCGCATCATGCCCCCTTTGTGGGGGAGGTAGAGATCTGTCTGGCTACCGTCGTACGAGCTGACGGGGAGTCCTTCCAGATCGTTATCGATGGAGGTCTCGTCCGGGCTGGAGGAAATCGTGTTGTGGTGCTCGCCAATGACGCACAGCTGGCCAGCGACGTCGAACAGGAGTCTCTTCGGCGACGCAGGCAACGCTACGAGGAGCGATTAGAGGAGCTCGATGACGCGTTGGCCGAGGGGGAGTTGCGCTCGCTTGAGCTTCGAGGAAGCTTGATCGACTAA
- a CDS encoding 2'-5' RNA ligase family protein, with protein sequence MTSRVRCCIAVTFDEAVEFELNVARSLLGSTAVDRILPHITLVPPIDLPVDEAWGLVERIGSLAAKVRPIELELSGFATFANRRISGHVPVIRGTDELAELRNFFGPLDHSRPYVPHVTVIDAVSNEVAQVLSAQLANYRLVTQAKEVTLLVADIRGGRRRWRPLVRALLGYGGPRRRSHRTAIAMLSRTGVLTNLVRSPGLSCWLIEKSGEVLGWVEAVPGPSGVWVLAKPVVRDPESTGFGLEELMVDELVSYLRPASIATLDQHHPLDGFGARRLSREEAALLGLDRVDPRDFGLLAEAPRGVSVRLADGSQGMRWKFLSFSTR encoded by the coding sequence GTGACGTCTCGGGTTCGCTGCTGCATCGCTGTAACGTTCGATGAGGCGGTGGAGTTCGAACTCAACGTCGCTCGGAGCCTGCTCGGTTCTACCGCGGTCGATAGGATTCTTCCTCATATCACGTTGGTCCCACCGATCGACCTGCCGGTCGACGAGGCTTGGGGTCTTGTCGAGCGCATTGGCTCGTTGGCCGCAAAGGTGAGACCGATTGAACTCGAACTATCGGGTTTCGCAACGTTTGCCAACCGTAGGATCTCGGGTCACGTCCCGGTGATCCGGGGTACGGATGAGCTGGCTGAGTTGCGTAACTTTTTCGGACCGCTCGATCATTCCCGCCCCTATGTGCCTCATGTCACCGTTATCGATGCTGTCTCGAACGAGGTAGCCCAGGTTTTGAGTGCCCAGTTGGCGAACTATCGGTTGGTCACACAGGCCAAGGAGGTAACTCTGTTGGTTGCCGACATCCGTGGTGGGCGCCGCCGTTGGCGACCGCTGGTGCGCGCGCTCCTCGGATACGGAGGTCCACGCCGACGGTCTCACCGGACGGCCATCGCGATGCTCTCGCGCACTGGAGTGCTCACCAACCTAGTGAGGTCTCCAGGGCTAAGTTGCTGGCTGATCGAGAAGAGTGGTGAAGTACTCGGTTGGGTCGAGGCAGTTCCAGGGCCGTCTGGAGTTTGGGTTCTCGCCAAGCCAGTCGTTCGAGATCCAGAAAGTACTGGTTTCGGACTCGAGGAGTTGATGGTCGACGAGCTCGTTAGTTATTTGCGCCCGGCCTCCATTGCAACGCTCGATCAACACCACCCGTTGGATGGTTTTGGCGCGCGTCGGTTATCGCGAGAGGAGGCCGCTCTCCTCGGCCTTGATCGTGTTGATCCAAGAGATTTCGGCCTATTGGCCGAGGCGCCACGAGGTGTCTCGGTGAGGTTGGCGGACGGATCTCAGGGCATGAGATGGAAGTTCTTGAGCTTCTCTACGCGGTGA
- the glpX gene encoding class II fructose-bisphosphatase: MSNSTPPDRNLALEMVRVTEAAALASTPWVGRGQKESADGAAVNAMRSVLAVVAMDGTVIIGEGEKDKAPMLFNGEHVGDGTGPRVDIAVDPIEGTTPTAMGRNGAMSVIAVAGDGSMFSPGPIVYMDKLATGPEGAAVVSLDLTPRENINELAKARHCNTSEITVAILDRPRHAELIDQVRGAGARIFLIGDGDVAAAILTSLPTSDIDILLGVGGSPEAVIAAAGLQCLDGAIQVRLWPRDDHERQQAITAGYDLDKILHTKDLVNSEDCFFAATGVTDSELLRGVRTHHGEAITHSMVMRSRSKTVRRIEAVHRVEKLKNFHLMP; the protein is encoded by the coding sequence ATGTCCAACAGCACTCCCCCAGATCGTAATTTGGCCCTCGAGATGGTTCGCGTGACCGAGGCCGCGGCGCTCGCTTCGACACCCTGGGTCGGACGCGGGCAAAAGGAATCTGCAGACGGAGCCGCCGTCAATGCCATGCGTAGTGTCCTCGCTGTCGTCGCCATGGACGGCACAGTCATCATTGGCGAAGGCGAGAAGGACAAGGCGCCAATGCTCTTTAACGGGGAACATGTCGGTGATGGCACAGGCCCGAGGGTTGACATCGCCGTCGATCCAATCGAAGGCACTACCCCGACCGCAATGGGGCGTAATGGCGCGATGAGCGTCATCGCGGTTGCTGGCGATGGCTCCATGTTCTCTCCTGGCCCAATCGTCTACATGGACAAGCTTGCGACCGGACCAGAGGGGGCAGCCGTAGTCTCGCTTGATCTCACACCACGTGAAAACATCAACGAGCTGGCAAAAGCCAGGCACTGCAACACCTCAGAGATCACCGTGGCCATCCTCGATCGTCCACGGCACGCCGAACTCATCGACCAGGTCCGTGGGGCTGGCGCACGTATTTTCCTCATTGGAGACGGCGACGTAGCCGCTGCCATTCTCACCTCACTACCAACGTCAGACATCGACATCCTCCTTGGCGTCGGGGGCAGTCCCGAGGCGGTCATCGCGGCCGCAGGCCTACAGTGTCTCGACGGAGCGATTCAAGTGCGCCTATGGCCTCGTGACGATCATGAGCGCCAACAGGCCATCACCGCAGGTTATGACCTCGACAAAATTCTGCACACCAAGGACCTCGTGAACTCTGAGGATTGCTTCTTTGCTGCCACCGGCGTAACCGATTCCGAGCTCCTCCGCGGCGTGCGCACGCATCATGGCGAGGCTATCACCCATTCAATGGTGATGCGTTCTCGAAGCAAAACGGTCCGCCGCATCGAGGCAGTTCACCGCGTAGAGAAGCTCAAGAACTTCCATCTCATGCCCTGA
- a CDS encoding methylmalonyl-CoA mutase family protein: MTRFDEWVHSYNQAPKRLSRFETMSGIELAPVYTSRGPLTPDVATELPSDEELPGSYPYTRGIYASGYRTKLWTMRMFAGFSSAAETNERFRELLEAGGTGLSVAFDLPTLMGRDSDDPKSLGEVGKCGVAIDTFDDMETLFRDIRLGDITTSMTINSPAAFILASFVAVAEASGVSRRQLGGTLQNDILKEYQAQKEYYFPPRPSMRLVRDTMTFAAAEMPKWHSLSVSGYHIREAGATAAEELAFTIANGFAYVETGIAAGLAVDDFAPQLSFFFNAHIDFFEEIAKYRAARRIWARWMREHYGAQDPRSWLLRFHTQTAGVSLTAQQPELNIVRTAIEALAGTLGGTQSLHTNSMDEVLSLPTQRAARIALRTQQIVAYETGVTNVVDPLGGSYFIEELTLEMERRAEEIFAEIAELGHGSMLEGALVGVDNFYHVNRIADSAYELEKKISAGDRIVVGVNRFILDQEEPIDTLVIGPEVEKLQVQRLEEVRRRRDSDQVATALTELQTQAKDPEVNLMESLIQASKARVTVGEVMEALAEVFGYYEEPGI; encoded by the coding sequence ATGACACGATTTGATGAATGGGTTCATAGCTACAACCAGGCGCCCAAGCGGCTGAGCCGTTTTGAGACCATGTCGGGGATCGAACTTGCACCCGTCTACACCAGTCGAGGTCCGCTAACCCCGGATGTCGCTACCGAGCTTCCAAGCGATGAGGAACTTCCAGGTAGCTACCCGTACACGCGAGGGATCTACGCTAGTGGCTATCGAACCAAACTCTGGACGATGCGCATGTTTGCTGGATTCTCCTCAGCCGCGGAGACCAACGAACGCTTCCGCGAGCTGCTGGAGGCAGGTGGCACCGGGCTTTCGGTGGCCTTTGACCTGCCAACCCTGATGGGGCGCGACTCAGATGACCCCAAGTCTCTTGGTGAGGTAGGTAAGTGCGGAGTTGCGATCGACACCTTTGACGACATGGAGACGCTCTTTAGAGATATTCGATTGGGCGATATCACAACGTCGATGACCATCAACTCGCCAGCAGCATTCATCCTGGCCTCGTTCGTCGCCGTCGCCGAGGCGAGTGGTGTGTCGAGGAGGCAGCTGGGCGGCACGCTCCAAAATGATATTCTCAAAGAGTACCAGGCGCAAAAGGAGTATTACTTCCCACCGCGTCCATCGATGCGTCTTGTTCGCGATACCATGACGTTCGCAGCGGCCGAGATGCCGAAGTGGCATTCGCTGTCAGTCTCTGGGTATCATATCCGAGAGGCGGGAGCCACCGCCGCTGAAGAGCTGGCGTTCACGATCGCCAACGGTTTTGCCTATGTTGAGACCGGTATTGCTGCCGGTCTAGCCGTAGATGATTTTGCGCCACAGTTATCGTTTTTCTTCAATGCCCATATTGACTTCTTCGAGGAGATCGCAAAGTATCGCGCTGCGCGCCGCATTTGGGCTCGTTGGATGCGTGAGCATTACGGTGCTCAAGATCCTCGTTCTTGGCTCCTGCGTTTTCATACCCAGACCGCTGGGGTTTCGCTGACGGCACAACAGCCAGAGCTCAATATCGTGCGAACGGCGATCGAAGCGCTAGCGGGAACGCTGGGCGGCACACAGAGTCTGCACACCAACTCGATGGATGAGGTTCTCTCGCTCCCGACGCAGCGCGCTGCGAGGATCGCCCTGCGGACTCAACAGATCGTTGCCTATGAGACGGGCGTGACCAATGTCGTCGATCCGTTGGGGGGCTCGTATTTCATTGAAGAGTTGACACTTGAGATGGAGCGCAGGGCTGAGGAGATTTTTGCGGAGATCGCCGAACTTGGTCACGGCTCCATGCTCGAAGGGGCGCTGGTGGGGGTGGACAACTTCTATCACGTGAACCGCATTGCCGACTCAGCGTACGAGTTGGAGAAGAAGATCTCTGCCGGTGACCGGATCGTGGTTGGTGTCAACCGGTTCATCCTTGACCAAGAGGAGCCAATCGATACCTTGGTGATCGGGCCAGAGGTGGAGAAGTTGCAGGTTCAGCGCCTCGAGGAGGTGCGGCGCCGTCGTGATTCCGATCAGGTAGCCACTGCGCTGACGGAGCTG